The Persephonella sp. IF05-L8 genome contains a region encoding:
- a CDS encoding nucleotidyltransferase domain-containing protein, with translation MEKIRNLSYKDEKIARLLEEIVNILRKNIKIPFRLCLFGSFATGKASYFSDLDIALETEKEITEKILNLIKKSKYPYIR, from the coding sequence ATGGAAAAGATAAGAAATTTGTCTTACAAAGATGAAAAAATAGCCAGACTTTTAGAAGAAATTGTAAACATTTTGAGGAAAAATATTAAAATTCCATTCAGGCTTTGTCTTTTTGGTTCCTTTGCTACCGGAAAAGCCTCATATTTTTCGGATTTAGATATAGCACTTGAAACAGAAAAAGAAATAACTGAAAAAATATTAAATCTAATTAAAAAATCTAAATATCCATATATAAGATAA